One window from the genome of Alnus glutinosa chromosome 13, dhAlnGlut1.1, whole genome shotgun sequence encodes:
- the LOC133854889 gene encoding dehydration-responsive element-binding protein 1D-like, translating into MDIFSRYSDPHPFGSASEKPESTSSLSDAGTSARSDEEGVLLASSIPKRRAGRKKFKETRHPVYRGVRRRNKNKWVSEMRKPNEKTRIWLGTYPNAEMAARAHDVAALALRGNSACLNFADSAWSLRLPASTDAGEIRKAAAEAAEGFRPSEFVEETEGKSVQESSVFYMDEEALFDMPGLLVNMAQGLLLSPPHCVDNGVDWDDMESNGGVSLWSFSI; encoded by the coding sequence ATGGATATCTTCAGCAGATACTCGGACCCTCATCCATTTGGGTCTGCCTCCGAGAAGCCGGAGAGTACTTCTTCGTTGTCCGACGCTGGCACCTCTGCTCGCTCGGACGAAGAAGGAGTTCTCTTAGCTTCCAGCATCCCGAAGAGGCGCGCGGGCCGGAAGAAATTCAAGGAGACGAGGCACCCGGTGTATCGCGGCGTTAGGAGGAGGAACAAGAACAAGTGGGTCTCTGAAATGCGCAAACCCAATGAGAAGACGAGGATATGGCTCGGGACGTACCCGAATGCGGAGATGGCGGCGCGGGCGCACGACGTGGCGGCTTTGGCGCTTAGGGGAAACTCTGCGTGTCTCAACTTTGCCGACTCGGCGTGGAGTTTGCGCCTGCCTGCTTCGACGGACGCCGGGGAGATAAGAAAGGCTGCGGCGGAGGCGGCGGAGGGATTCCGGCCGAGTGAGTTTGTTGAGGAGACGGAGGGGAAGAGTGTGCAAGAAAGTAGTGTGTTTTATATGGACGAGGAGGCTCTGTTTGACATGCCTGGATTGCTGGTGAATATGGCTCAAGGTCTTCTACTGTCTCCTCCTCACTGTGTAGACAATGGTGTCGACTGGGATGACATGGAAAGCAATGGTGGGGTTTCTTTATGGAGTTTCTCAATCTAA
- the LOC133854841 gene encoding dehydration-responsive element-binding protein 1B-like gives MDIFSRYSDPYPFGSASEKPESTSSLSDAGTSARRAVVHSDEEELLLASSMPKRRAGRKKFKETRHPVYRGVRRRNKNKWVSEMRKPNEKTRIWLGTYPSAEMAARAHDVAALALRGTSACLNFADSVWSVRLPASTDAGEIRRAAAEAAEGFQPSVFVEEVEAKGVQDSSVLYMDEEAEGKGVQESSVLYMDEEALFDMPGLLVSMAQGLLLSPPHCTCVDDGLEYWDDMESNGGVSLWSLSI, from the coding sequence ATGGATATCTTCAGCCGATACTCAGACCCTTATCCATTTGGGTCTGCATCCGAGAAGCCCGAGAGTACTTCTTCGTTGTCCGACGCCGGCACCTCTGCTCGCCGAGCCGTTGTTCACTCGGACGAAGAAGAGCTTCTCCTAGCTTCCAGCATGCCCAAGAGGCGCGCCGGCCGGAAGAAATTCAAGGAGACGAGGCACCCGGTTTATCGCGGCGTTAGGAGGAGGAACAAGAACAAGTGGGTCTCTGAAATGCGCAAACCCAATGAGAAGACGAGGATATGGCTCGGGACGTACCCGAGTGCGGAGATGGCGGCGCGGGCGCACGACGTGGCGGCTCTGGCGCTTAGGGGAACCTCCGCGTGTCTCAACTTCGCCGACTCGGTGTGGAGTGTGCGCCTGCCGGCTTCGACGGATGCGGGGGAGATTAGAAGGGCTGCAGCGGAGGCGGCGGAGGGATTCCAGCCTAGTGTGTTTGTTGAGGAGGTGGAAGCGAAGGGCGTGCAAGACAGTAGTGTTTTGTATATGGATGAGGAGGCGGAGGGGAAGGGTGTGCAAGAGAGTAGTGTGTTGTATATGGATGAGGAGGCTCTGTTTGACATGCCTGGCTTGCTGGTGAGTATGGCTCAAGGTCTTCTACTGTCTCCTCCTCACTGTACATGTGTAGACGATGGCTTGGAGTACTGGGATGACATGGAAAGCAATGGTGGGGTTTCCTTATGGAGTTTATCCATATAA
- the LOC133854668 gene encoding dehydration-responsive element-binding protein 1D-like, with the protein MDIFSRYSDPYPFGSASEKPESTSSLSDAGTSARRAVVHSDEEELLLASSMPKRRAGRKKFKETRHPVYRGVRRRNKDKWVSEMRKPNEKTRIWLGTYPSAEMAARAHDVAALALRGTSACLNFADSAWSVRLPVSTDAGEIRRAAAEAAVGFQPSVFVEEAEAKGVQEQQDSSVLYMDEEALFDMPGLLVSMAQGLLLSPPHCTCVDDDLDWDDMESNGGVSLWSFSI; encoded by the coding sequence ATGGATATCTTCAGCCGATACTCAGACCCTTATCCATTTGGGTCTGCATCCGAGAAGCCCGAGAGTACTTCTTCGTTGTCCGACGCCGGCACCTCTGCTCGCCGAGCCGTTGTTCACTCGGACGAAGAAGAGCTTCTCCTAGCTTCCAGCATGCCCAAGAGGCGCGCCGGCCGGAAGAAATTCAAGGAGACGAGGCACCCGGTTTATCGCGGCGTTAGGAGGAGGAACAAGGACAAGTGGGTCTCTGAAATGCGCAAACCCAATGAGAAGACCAGGATATGGCTCGGCACGTACCCGAGTGCGGAGATGGCGGCGCGGGCGCACGACGTGGCGGCTCTGGCGCTTAGGGGAACCTCCGCGTGTCTCAACTTCGCCGACTCGGCGTGGAGTGTGCGCCTGCCGGTTTCGACGGACGCAGGGGAGATTAGAAGGGCTGCGGCGGAGGCGGCGGTGGGATTCCAGCCTAGTGTGTTTGTTGAGGAGGCGGAGGCGAAGGGCGTGCAAGAGCAGCAAGACAGTAGTGTGTTGTATATGGATGAGGAGGCTCTGTTTGACATGCCTGGCTTGCTGGTGAGTATGGCTCAAGGTCTTCTACTGTCTCCTCCTCACTGTACATGTGTAGACGATGACTTGGACTGGGATGACATGGAAAGCAATGGTGGGGTTTCTTTATGGAGTTTCTCAATCTAA
- the LOC133854821 gene encoding dehydration-responsive element-binding protein 1D-like has translation MDIFSRYSDPYPFGSASEKPESTSSLSDAGTSARRAVVHSDEEELLLASSMPKRRAGRKKFKETRHPVYRGVRRRNKNKWVSEMRKPNEKTRIWLGTYPSAEMAARAHDVAALALRGTSACLNFADSAWSVRLPASTDAGEIRRAAAEAAEGFQPSVFIEEAEAKGVQDSSVLYMDEEALFDMPGLLVSMAQGLLLSPPHCTCVDDDLDWDDMESNGGVSLWSFSI, from the coding sequence ATGGATATCTTCAGCCGATACTCAGATCCTTATCCATTTGGGTCTGCATCCGAGAAGCCCGAGAGTACTTCTTCGTTGTCCGACGCCGGCACCTCTGCTCGCCGAGCCGTTGTTCACTCGGACGAAGAAGAGCTTCTCCTAGCTTCCAGCATGCCAAAGAGGCGCGCGGGCCGGAAGAAATTCAAGGAGACGAGGCACCCAGTTTATCGCGGCGTTAGGAGGAGGAACAAGAACAAGTGGGTCTCTGAAATGCGCAAACCCAATGAGAAGACCAGGATATGGCTCGGCACGTACCCGAGTGCGGAGATGGCGGCGCGGGCGCACGACGTGGCGGCTCTGGCGCTTAGGGGAACCTCCGCGTGTCTCAACTTCGCCGACTCGGCGTGGAGTGTGCGCCTGCCGGCTTCGACGGACGCGGGGGAGATTAGAAGGGCTGCGGCAGAGGCGGCGGAGGGATTCCAGCCGAGTGTGTTTATTGAGGAGGCGGAGGCGAAGGGCGTGCAAGACAGTAGTGTGTTGTATATGGATGAGGAGGCTCTGTTTGACATGCCTGGCTTGCTGGTGAGTATGGCTCAAGGTCTTCTACTGTCTCCTCCTCACTGTACATGTGTAGACGATGACTTGGACTGGGATGACATGGAAAGCAATGGTGGGGTTTCTTTATGGAGTTTCTCAATCTAA
- the LOC133854314 gene encoding ethylene-responsive transcription factor ERF027-like, with protein MDEPKNSTNMHQSNQPLQPLVHPFDQVQHSLHFQTCETPSGKPLKSPKPTMASSSTGRHPMYRGIRCRSGKWVSEIREPRKTTRIWLGTFPTAEMAAAAYDVAARALKGEDAVLNFPEWVGSYPVPASASPQDIRSAAAAAAALKKADSSGNPALRQSRNDDNAMHDAGLTSWGEFVDEEAIFGMPNLLVNMAEGMLVSPPRINSSDEYSPAGDSDGGETLWSYI; from the coding sequence atggatgagcCCAAAAACTCAACTAATATGCACCAATCAAACCAACCCCTTCAGCCACTAGTGCACCCATTTGACCAAGTCCAACATTCTCTGCATTTTCAAACGTGTGAAACCCCCTCTGGCAAGCCACTTAAGTCTCCAAAGCCCACCATGGCCTCAAGCTCTACCGGTAGACACCCAATGTATAGGGGAATCCGGTGCCGGAGCGGCAAGTGGGTGTCCGAAATCAGGGAGCCACGTAAGACCACGCGCATATGGCTCGGCACGTTCCCGACCGCGGAGATGGCGGCTGCCGCCTATGACGTGGCGGCGCGAGCACTAAAAGGCGAAGATGCAGTGCTCAACTTCCCGGAATGGGTTGGTTCGTACCCGGTTCCGGCCTCTGCGTCTCCCCAAGACATCCGCAGTGCCGCCGCAGCCGCTGCAGCATTGAAGAAGGCGGATTCGAGTGGCAACCCGGCGCTCAGGCAGTCGCGGAACGACGATAACGCTATGCATGATGCTGGTTTGACATCTTGGGGAGAGTTTGTGGATGAGGAGGCCATATTCGGGATGCCCAATCTGCTAGTGAACATGGCGGAAGGAATGCTGGTGTCCCCGCCGAGAATAAACTCATCCGATGAGTACTCGCCGGCGGGAGATTCAGATGGAGGAGAAACTTTATGGAGCTATATTTGA